A genomic region of Solanum stenotomum isolate F172 unplaced genomic scaffold, ASM1918654v1 scaffold25311, whole genome shotgun sequence contains the following coding sequences:
- the LOC125851360 gene encoding auxin-induced protein PCNT115 isoform X2: MAKEGKNMGRIKLGSEGLEVSVQGLGCLGMSDFYGPPKPEPDMIELIHHAINSGITFFDTSNSYGPYINEILLGKALKGGMRERVVLATKFGVVLASDDKRAEGNREVHGDPAYVRAACEASLKRLDVDCIDLYYQHRIDTRVPIEITIRELKKLVEEGKIKHIGLSEASASTIRRAHAVHPITAVELEWSLWSRDVEEEIVPTCRELGIGIVAYSPLGRGFLSSGPKLLEDMENEDYRKHLPRFQAENLEQNKILYERICEMAAKKGCTPSQLALAWVHHQGNDVCPIPGTTKIENFNQNIEALSIKLTSEDMEELESIASANAVQGDRYIPGMSTHKNSETPPVSSWKATE, translated from the exons ATGGCCAAAGAGGGAAAAAATATGGGAAGAATTAAATTGGGTTCAGAGGGACTTGAAGTATCTGTTCAAGGACTTGGTTGTCTGGGTATGTCCGATTTCTATGGGCCGCCCAAACCCGAACCCGATATGATTGAACTAATACACCATGCCATTAACTCCGGCATAACATTTTTCGATACTTCTAATAGTTATGGGCCTTACATTAACGAAATCCTCCTTGGCAAG GCTTTGAAGGGAGGGATGAGAGAGCGAGTTGTGTTAGCAACAAAATTTGGTGTTGTTTTAGCATCAGATGATAAGAGAGCAGAGGGAAACAGAGAAGTGCATGGTGATCCAGCCTATGTGAGGGCAGCGTGCGAGGCTAGCTTAAAGCGACTTGATGTTGACTGCATTGACTTGTACTATCAGCACCGAATTGATACACGTGTGCCCATTGAAATCACG ATTCGAGAACTTAAGAAACTGGTTGAAGAGGGTAAAATAAAGCACATAGGTTTATCTGAGGCATCAGCATCAACAATTAGAAGGGCGCATGCAGTTCATCCAATAACAGCAGTCGAGTTAGAATGGTCTCTGTGGTCGAGAGACGTGGAGGAAGAAATAGTTCCTACCTGCAG GGAACTTGGAATTGGAATTGTGGCTTACAGTCCACTAGGACGGGGCTTTTTGTCATCAGGTCCGAAGCTGCTTGAGGATATGGAAAATGAAGACTACCGAAAG CATCTACCAAGGTTCCAGGCTGAGAATCTTGAGCAGAACAAAATCTTGTACGAGCGGATTTGTGAAATGGCTGCAAAGAAGGGATGCACCCCTTCTCAACTGGCGTTGGCCTGGGTACATCACCAAGGAAACGACGTGTGTCCCATCCCAGGCACCACTAAGATTGAAAATTTCAACCAGAACATTGAAGCTTTGTCCATAAAGTTAACATCAGAAGATATGGAAGAGCTTGAATCCATTGCTTCAGCTAATGCAGTCCAGGGTGATCGGTATATTCCTGGTATGAGTACTCATAAGAATTCAGAAACTCCGCCCGTTTCATCGTGGAAGGCTACAGAATGA
- the LOC125851360 gene encoding auxin-induced protein PCNT115 isoform X1 — MEKEGTKMRKIKLGSVGLEVSAQGLGCMGMSANFYGLPKPEPEMINVIHHAINSGVTLLDTADIYGPNTNEILIGKALKGGMRERVVLATKFGVVLASDDKRAEGNREVHGDPAYVRAACEASLKRLDVDCIDLYYQHRIDTRVPIEITIRELKKLVEEGKIKHIGLSEASASTIRRAHAVHPITAVELEWSLWSRDVEEEIVPTCRELGIGIVAYSPLGRGFLSSGPKLLEDMENEDYRKHLPRFQAENLEQNKILYERICEMAAKKGCTPSQLALAWVHHQGNDVCPIPGTTKIENFNQNIEALSIKLTSEDMEELESIASANAVQGDRYIPGMSTHKNSETPPVSSWKATE, encoded by the exons ATGGAGAAAGAGGgaacaaaaatgagaaaaatcaaATTGGGTTCAGTTGGGCTTGAAGTATCTGCTCAAGGGCTTGGTTGTATGGGTATGTCCGCTAATTTTTATGGGCTACCCAAACCCGAACCCGAAATGATCAACGTGATCCACCATGCCATTAACTCCGGCGTTACCCTTCTTGATACTGCCGATATCTATGGACCCAACACTAATGAAATACTCATCGGCAAG GCTTTGAAGGGAGGGATGAGAGAGCGAGTTGTGTTAGCAACAAAATTTGGTGTTGTTTTAGCATCAGATGATAAGAGAGCAGAGGGAAACAGAGAAGTGCATGGTGATCCAGCCTATGTGAGGGCAGCGTGCGAGGCTAGCTTAAAGCGACTTGATGTTGACTGCATTGACTTGTACTATCAGCACCGAATTGATACACGTGTGCCCATTGAAATCACG ATTCGAGAACTTAAGAAACTGGTTGAAGAGGGTAAAATAAAGCACATAGGTTTATCTGAGGCATCAGCATCAACAATTAGAAGGGCGCATGCAGTTCATCCAATAACAGCAGTCGAGTTAGAATGGTCTCTGTGGTCGAGAGACGTGGAGGAAGAAATAGTTCCTACCTGCAG GGAACTTGGAATTGGAATTGTGGCTTACAGTCCACTAGGACGGGGCTTTTTGTCATCAGGTCCGAAGCTGCTTGAGGATATGGAAAATGAAGACTACCGAAAG CATCTACCAAGGTTCCAGGCTGAGAATCTTGAGCAGAACAAAATCTTGTACGAGCGGATTTGTGAAATGGCTGCAAAGAAGGGATGCACCCCTTCTCAACTGGCGTTGGCCTGGGTACATCACCAAGGAAACGACGTGTGTCCCATCCCAGGCACCACTAAGATTGAAAATTTCAACCAGAACATTGAAGCTTTGTCCATAAAGTTAACATCAGAAGATATGGAAGAGCTTGAATCCATTGCTTCAGCTAATGCAGTCCAGGGTGATCGGTATATTCCTGGTATGAGTACTCATAAGAATTCAGAAACTCCGCCCGTTTCATCGTGGAAGGCTACAGAATGA
- the LOC125851360 gene encoding auxin-induced protein PCNT115 isoform X3: MATEGTKVGRMKLGSEGLEVSAQGLGCMGMSAFYGPPKPEPEMIELIHHAINSGVTLLDTSDVYGPYTNEILIGNALKGGMRERAVLATKFGIVLGDEKKAEGKREVHGNPAYVRSACEASLKRLDVDCIDLYYQHRIDTRVPIEVTVGELKKLVEEGKIKYIGLSEASASTIRRAHAVHPITAVQLEWSLWSRDVEEEIIPTCRELGIGIVAYSPLGRGFLSSGPKLLEELSNEDYRKHLPRFQAENLEHNKKLYERICQMAAKKGCTPSQLALAWVHHQGNDVCPIPGTTKIENFNQNIGALSVKLTSEDMAELESIASANAVQGDRYIPGMSTFKNSETPPLSAWKAT, translated from the exons ATGGCGACGGAAGGAACAAAAGTGGGAAGAATGAAATTGGGTTCAGAGGGGCTTGAAGTATCTGCTCAAGGACTTGGTTGTATGGGTATGTCCGCTTTTTACGGGCCGCCCAAACCCGAACCCGAAATGATCGAACTAATCCACCATGCCATTAACTCCGGCGTCACTCTTCTTGATACCTCCGATGTATATGGGCCTTACACCAACGAAATCCTCATTGGTAAT GCTTTGAAGGGAGGGATGAGAGAACGAGCTGTATTAGCAACAAAATTTGGTATTGTTTTAGGAGATGAAAAGAAAGCAGAAGGAAAGAGAGAAGTGCATGGAAATCCAGCCTATGTAAGGTCAGCGTGCGAGGCTAGTTTAAAGCGACTTGATGTTGACTGTATAGACTTGTACTATCAGCACCGAATTGATACACGTGTTCCCATTGAAGTCACG GTTGGAGAACTTAAGAAGCTGGTCGAAGAAGGtaagataaaatatataggTCTATCCGAGGCTTCAGCATCAACAATTAGAAGAGCACATGCTGTTCATCCAATAACAGCAGTACAATTAGAATGGTCTCTATGGTCGAGAGATGTAGAGGAAGAAATAATCCCTACTTGCAG AGAACTCGGAATTGGGATTGTGGCATACAGTCCACTGGGACGGGGCTTTTTGTCTTCCGGTCCAAAGCTGCTTGAGGAATTGTCAAATGAAGACTACCGAAAG CATCTTCCAAGGTTCCAGGCCGAGAATCTTGAGCATAACAAAAAGCTGTATGAGCGGATTTGTCAAATGGCAGCTAAGAAGGGATGCACTCCCTCTCAACTAGCCTTGGCCTGGGTACATCACCAAGGAAACGACGTGTGTCCCATTCCTGGCACCACTAAGATTGAAAACTTCAACCAGAACATTGGAGCTCTGTCCGTAAAGTTAACATCAGAAGACATGGCAGAACTTGAATCTATTGCCTCAGCTAACGCAGTCCAGGGTGATCGATATATACCTGGTATGAGTACTTTCAAAAATTCAGAAACGCCGCCCCTTTCAGCATGGAAGGCTACATGA
- the LOC125851360 gene encoding auxin-induced protein PCNT115 isoform X4 gives MAKEGKNMGRIKLGSEGLEVSVQGLGCLGMSDFYGPPKPEPDMIELIHHAINSGITFFDTSNSYGPYINEILLGKALKGGMRERAVLATKFGIVLGDEKKAEGKREVHGNPAYVRSACEASLKRLDVDCIDLYYQHRIDTRVPIEVTVGELKKLVEEGKIKYIGLSEASASTIRRAHAVHPITAVQLEWSLWSRDVEEEIIPTCRELGIGIVAYSPLGRGFLSSGPKLLEELSNEDYRKHLPRFQAENLEHNKKLYERICQMAAKKGCTPSQLALAWVHHQGNDVCPIPGTTKIENFNQNIGALSVKLTSEDMAELESIASANAVQGDRYIPGMSTFKNSETPPLSAWKAT, from the exons ATGGCCAAAGAGGGAAAAAATATGGGAAGAATTAAATTGGGTTCAGAGGGACTTGAAGTATCTGTTCAAGGACTTGGTTGTCTGGGTATGTCCGATTTCTATGGGCCGCCCAAACCCGAACCCGATATGATTGAACTAATACACCATGCCATTAACTCCGGCATAACATTTTTCGATACTTCTAATAGTTATGGGCCTTACATTAACGAAATCCTCCTTGGCAAG GCTTTGAAGGGAGGGATGAGAGAACGAGCTGTATTAGCAACAAAATTTGGTATTGTTTTAGGAGATGAAAAGAAAGCAGAAGGAAAGAGAGAAGTGCATGGAAATCCAGCCTATGTAAGGTCAGCGTGCGAGGCTAGTTTAAAGCGACTTGATGTTGACTGTATAGACTTGTACTATCAGCACCGAATTGATACACGTGTTCCCATTGAAGTCACG GTTGGAGAACTTAAGAAGCTGGTCGAAGAAGGtaagataaaatatataggTCTATCCGAGGCTTCAGCATCAACAATTAGAAGAGCACATGCTGTTCATCCAATAACAGCAGTACAATTAGAATGGTCTCTATGGTCGAGAGATGTAGAGGAAGAAATAATCCCTACTTGCAG AGAACTCGGAATTGGGATTGTGGCATACAGTCCACTGGGACGGGGCTTTTTGTCTTCCGGTCCAAAGCTGCTTGAGGAATTGTCAAATGAAGACTACCGAAAG CATCTTCCAAGGTTCCAGGCCGAGAATCTTGAGCATAACAAAAAGCTGTATGAGCGGATTTGTCAAATGGCAGCTAAGAAGGGATGCACTCCCTCTCAACTAGCCTTGGCCTGGGTACATCACCAAGGAAACGACGTGTGTCCCATTCCTGGCACCACTAAGATTGAAAACTTCAACCAGAACATTGGAGCTCTGTCCGTAAAGTTAACATCAGAAGACATGGCAGAACTTGAATCTATTGCCTCAGCTAACGCAGTCCAGGGTGATCGATATATACCTGGTATGAGTACTTTCAAAAATTCAGAAACGCCGCCCCTTTCAGCATGGAAGGCTACATGA
- the LOC125851360 gene encoding auxin-induced protein PCNT115 isoform X6, with the protein MAKEGKNVGRIKLGSEGLEVSVQGLGCMGMSAFYGSPKPEPDMIQLVHHAINSGVTFLDTSNSYGPHTNEILLGKALKGGMRERVELATKFGIHFADGKREVRGEPAYVRAACEASLKRLDVDCIDLYYQHRIDTRVPIEVTVGELKKLVEEGKIKYIGLSEASASTIRRAHAVHPITAVQLEWSLWSRDVEEEIIPTCRELGIGIVAYSPLGRGFLSSGPKLVEDLTNEDFRKHLPRFQGENLEHNKKFYERICQMAAKKGCTPSQLALAWVHHQGNDVCPIPGTTKIENFNQNIGALSIKLTSEDMAELESIASANAVQGDRYGSAAATYKDSETPPLSAWKAT; encoded by the exons ATGGCGAAAGAGGGAAAAAATGTGGGAAGAATCAAATTAGGTTCAGAAGGACTTGAAGTATCTGTTCAAGGACTTGGTTGTATGGGTATGTCAGCTTTTTACGGGTCGCCCAAACCCGAACCCGATATGATCCAACTCGTTCACCATGCCATTAACTCCGGCGTTACATTTCTTGATACCTCCAATAGTTATGGGCCACACACTAACGAAATCCTCCTTGGCAAg GCATTGAAGGGAGGAATGAGGGAACGAGTCGAGTTAGCAACAAAATTTGGTATACATTTTGCAGATGGAAAGAGAGAAGTACGTGGCGAGCCAGCCTATGTAAGGGCAGCATGCGAGGCTAGCTTAAAGAGACTTGATGTTGATTGCATAGACTTGTACTACCAGCACCGGATTGATACACGTGTGCCCATTGAAGTAACG GTTGGAGAACTTAAGAAGCTGGTTGAAGAggggaaaataaaatatataggtCTATCGGAGGCTTCAGCATCAACAATTAGAAGAGCACATGCTGTTCATCCAATAACAGCAGTACAATTAGAATGGTCTCTATGGTCGAGAGatgtagaagaagaaataatccCTACTTGCag AGAACTCGGAATTGGGATTGTAGCATACAGTCCACTAGGCCGGGGCTTTTTATCATCCGGTCCAAAGCTGGTTGAGGACTTGACAAATGAAGATTTCCGAAAG CATCTACCGAGGTTTCAGGGCGAAAATCTTGAGCATAACAAAAAATTTTACGAGAGGATTTGTCAAATGGCAGCTAAGAAGGGATGCACCCCGTCTCAACTCGCGTTGGCCTGGGTACATCACCAAGGAAACGACGTGTGCCCCATACCGGGCACCACTAAGATTGAAAACTTCAACCAGAACATTGGAGCTCTGTCCATAAAGCTAACATCAGAAGACATGGCAGAGCTTGAATCTATTGCTTCAGCTAATGCAGTCCAGGGTGATAG GTACGGTTCGGCTGCGGCTACCTACAAAGATTCAGAAACTCCACCCCTTTCAGCATGGAAGGCTACATAA
- the LOC125851360 gene encoding auxin-induced protein PCNT115 isoform X7: MAKEGKNVGRIKLGSEGLEVSAQGLGCMGMSAFYGPPKPEPDMIQLIHHAINSGVTLLDTSDLYGPYTNEILLGKALKGGMRERVELATKFGIHFADGKREVRGEPAYVRAACEASLKRLDVDCIDLYYQHRIDTRVPIEVTVGELKKLVEEGKIKYIGLSEASASTIRRAHAVHPITAVQLEWSLWSRDVEEEIIPTCRELGIGIVAYSPLGRGFLSSGPKLVEDLTNEDFRKHLPRFQGENLEHNKKFYERICQMAAKKGCTPSQLALAWVHHQGNDVCPIPGTTKIENFNQNIGALSIKLTSEDMAELESIASANAVQGDRYGSAAATYKDSETPPLSAWKAT, encoded by the exons ATGGCGAAAGAGGGAAAAAATGTGGGAAGAATCAAATTAGGTTCAGAAGGACTTGAAGTATCTGCTCAAGGACTTGGTTGTATGGGTATGTCCGCTTTTTACGGGCCGCCCAAACCCGAACCCGATATGATCCAACTCATTCACCACGCCATTAACTCCGGCGTCACTCTTCTCGATACTTCCGATTTATATGGGCCCTACACTAACGAGATCCTACTTGGCAAg GCATTGAAGGGAGGAATGAGGGAACGAGTCGAGTTAGCAACAAAATTTGGTATACATTTTGCAGATGGAAAGAGAGAAGTACGTGGCGAGCCAGCCTATGTAAGGGCAGCATGCGAGGCTAGCTTAAAGAGACTTGATGTTGATTGCATAGACTTGTACTACCAGCACCGGATTGATACACGTGTGCCCATTGAAGTAACG GTTGGAGAACTTAAGAAGCTGGTTGAAGAggggaaaataaaatatataggtCTATCGGAGGCTTCAGCATCAACAATTAGAAGAGCACATGCTGTTCATCCAATAACAGCAGTACAATTAGAATGGTCTCTATGGTCGAGAGatgtagaagaagaaataatccCTACTTGCag AGAACTCGGAATTGGGATTGTAGCATACAGTCCACTAGGCCGGGGCTTTTTATCATCCGGTCCAAAGCTGGTTGAGGACTTGACAAATGAAGATTTCCGAAAG CATCTACCGAGGTTTCAGGGCGAAAATCTTGAGCATAACAAAAAATTTTACGAGAGGATTTGTCAAATGGCAGCTAAGAAGGGATGCACCCCGTCTCAACTCGCGTTGGCCTGGGTACATCACCAAGGAAACGACGTGTGCCCCATACCGGGCACCACTAAGATTGAAAACTTCAACCAGAACATTGGAGCTCTGTCCATAAAGCTAACATCAGAAGACATGGCAGAGCTTGAATCTATTGCTTCAGCTAATGCAGTCCAGGGTGATAG GTACGGTTCGGCTGCGGCTACCTACAAAGATTCAGAAACTCCACCCCTTTCAGCATGGAAGGCTACATAA
- the LOC125851360 gene encoding auxin-induced protein PCNT115 isoform X5, translated as MAKEGKNMGRIKLGSEGLEVSVQGLGCLGMSDFYGPPKPEPDMIELIHHAINSGITFFDTSNSYGPYINEILLGKALKGGMRERVELATKFGIHFADGKREVRGEPAYVRAACEASLKRLDVDCIDLYYQHRIDTRVPIEVTVGELKKLVEEGKIKYIGLSEASASTIRRAHAVHPITAVQLEWSLWSRDVEEEIIPTCRELGIGIVAYSPLGRGFLSSGPKLVEDLTNEDFRKHLPRFQGENLEHNKKFYERICQMAAKKGCTPSQLALAWVHHQGNDVCPIPGTTKIENFNQNIGALSIKLTSEDMAELESIASANAVQGDRYGSAAATYKDSETPPLSAWKAT; from the exons ATGGCCAAAGAGGGAAAAAATATGGGAAGAATTAAATTGGGTTCAGAGGGACTTGAAGTATCTGTTCAAGGACTTGGTTGTCTGGGTATGTCCGATTTCTATGGGCCGCCCAAACCCGAACCCGATATGATTGAACTAATACACCATGCCATTAACTCCGGCATAACATTTTTCGATACTTCTAATAGTTATGGGCCTTACATTAACGAAATCCTCCTTGGCAAG GCATTGAAGGGAGGAATGAGGGAACGAGTCGAGTTAGCAACAAAATTTGGTATACATTTTGCAGATGGAAAGAGAGAAGTACGTGGCGAGCCAGCCTATGTAAGGGCAGCATGCGAGGCTAGCTTAAAGAGACTTGATGTTGATTGCATAGACTTGTACTACCAGCACCGGATTGATACACGTGTGCCCATTGAAGTAACG GTTGGAGAACTTAAGAAGCTGGTTGAAGAggggaaaataaaatatataggtCTATCGGAGGCTTCAGCATCAACAATTAGAAGAGCACATGCTGTTCATCCAATAACAGCAGTACAATTAGAATGGTCTCTATGGTCGAGAGatgtagaagaagaaataatccCTACTTGCag AGAACTCGGAATTGGGATTGTAGCATACAGTCCACTAGGCCGGGGCTTTTTATCATCCGGTCCAAAGCTGGTTGAGGACTTGACAAATGAAGATTTCCGAAAG CATCTACCGAGGTTTCAGGGCGAAAATCTTGAGCATAACAAAAAATTTTACGAGAGGATTTGTCAAATGGCAGCTAAGAAGGGATGCACCCCGTCTCAACTCGCGTTGGCCTGGGTACATCACCAAGGAAACGACGTGTGCCCCATACCGGGCACCACTAAGATTGAAAACTTCAACCAGAACATTGGAGCTCTGTCCATAAAGCTAACATCAGAAGACATGGCAGAGCTTGAATCTATTGCTTCAGCTAATGCAGTCCAGGGTGATAG GTACGGTTCGGCTGCGGCTACCTACAAAGATTCAGAAACTCCACCCCTTTCAGCATGGAAGGCTACATAA
- the LOC125851360 gene encoding auxin-induced protein PCNT115 isoform X9: MAAEGTKVGRMKLGSEGFEVSAQGLGCMGMSAFYGPPKPEPDMIQLIHHAINSGVTFLDTSDVYGPHTNEILLGKALKGGMRERVELATKFAVCFADGKMQVRGEPAYVRAACEASLKRLDVDCIDLYYQHRIDTRVPIEVTVGELKKLVEEGKIKYIGLSEASASTIRRAHAVHPITAVQLEWSLWSTCRELGIGIVAYSPLGRGFLSSGPKLLEDCSNEDFRKYLPRFQGENLEHNKKLYERICEMADKRGCTPSQLALAWVHHQGNDVCPIPGTTKIENFNQNIGALSIKLTSEDMAELESIASANAVQGDRYGSAAATYKDSETPPLSAWKAT, encoded by the exons ATGGCGGCAGAGGGAACAAAAGTGGGAAGAATGAAATTGGGTTCAGAGGGATTTGAAGTATCTGCTCAAGGACTTGGTTGTATGGGTATGTCCGCTTTTTACGGGCCGCCCAAACCCGAACCCGATATGATCCAACTCATCCACCACGCCATTAACTCCGGCGTCACTTTTCTCGATACTTCCGATGTATATGGACCCCACACTAACGAGATCCTCCTTGGCAAG GCTCTGAAGGGCGGGATGAGGGAACGAGTTGAGTTAGCAACAAAATTTGCTGTATGTTTTGCAGATGGAAAAATGCAAGTGCGCGGAGAGCCAGCCTATGTAAGGGCAGCATGCGAGGCTAGCTTAAAGCGACTTGATGTTGACTGCATAGACTTGTACTACCAGCACCGGATTGATACACGCGTGCCCATTGAAGTAACG GTTGGAGAACTTAAGAAGCTGGTTGAAGAgggtaaaattaaatatataggTCTATCGGAGGCTTCAGCATCAACAATTAGAAGAGCACATGCTGTTCATCCAATAACAGCGGTACAATTAGAATGGTCTCTATGGTCTACTTGCAG AGAACTTGGAATCGGGATTGTAGCATATAGTCCACTAGGGCGTGGATTTTTGTCATCTGGACCAAAGCTTCTTGAGGACTGCTCAAATGAAGATTTCCGAAAG TATCTACCGAGGTTCCAGGGCGAGAATCTTGAGCATAACAAAAAACTGTATGAGAGGATTTGTGAAATGGCAGATAAGAGGGGATGCACCCCGTCTCAACTCGCGTTGGCCTGGGTACATCACCAAGGAAACGACGTGTGTCCCATCCCGGGCACCACTAAGATTGAAAACTTCAATCAGAACATTGGAGCTCTGTCCATAAAGCTTACATCAGAAGACATGGCAGAGCTTGAATCCATTGCTTCAGCTAATGCAGTCCAGGGTGATAGGTACGGTTCGGCTGCGGCTACCTACAAAGATTCAGAAACTCCACCCCTTTCAGCATGGAAGGCTACATAA
- the LOC125851360 gene encoding auxin-induced protein PCNT115 isoform X8, with amino-acid sequence MAKEGKNVGRIKLGSEGLEVSAQGLGCMGMSAFYGPPKPEPDMIQLIHHAINSGVTLLDTSDLYGPYTNEILLGKALKGGMRERVELATKFGIHFADGKREVRGEPAYVRAACEASLKRLDVDCIDLYYQHRIDTRVPIEVTVGELKKLVEEGKIKYIGLSEASASTIRRAHAVHPITAVQLEWSLWSRDVEEEIIPTCRELGIGIVAYSPLGRGFLSSGPKLVEDLTNEDFRKHLPRFQGENLEHNKKFYERICQMAAKKGCTPSQLALAWVHHQGNDVCPIPGTTKIENFNQNIGALSIKLTSEDMAELESIASANAVQGDRYGSVAPTYKDSETPPLSEWKAT; translated from the exons ATGGCGAAAGAGGGAAAAAATGTGGGAAGAATCAAATTAGGTTCAGAAGGACTTGAAGTATCTGCTCAAGGACTTGGTTGTATGGGTATGTCCGCTTTTTACGGGCCGCCCAAACCCGAACCCGATATGATCCAACTCATTCACCACGCCATTAACTCCGGCGTCACTCTTCTCGATACTTCCGATTTATATGGGCCCTACACTAACGAGATCCTACTTGGCAAg GCATTGAAGGGAGGAATGAGGGAACGAGTCGAGTTAGCAACAAAATTTGGTATACATTTTGCAGATGGAAAGAGAGAAGTACGTGGCGAGCCAGCCTATGTAAGGGCAGCATGCGAGGCTAGCTTAAAGAGACTTGATGTTGATTGCATAGACTTGTACTACCAGCACCGGATTGATACACGTGTGCCCATTGAAGTAACG GTTGGAGAACTTAAGAAGCTGGTTGAAGAggggaaaataaaatatataggtCTATCGGAGGCTTCAGCATCAACAATTAGAAGAGCACATGCTGTTCATCCAATAACAGCAGTACAATTAGAATGGTCTCTATGGTCGAGAGatgtagaagaagaaataatccCTACTTGCag AGAACTCGGAATTGGGATTGTAGCATACAGTCCACTAGGCCGGGGCTTTTTATCATCCGGTCCAAAGCTGGTTGAGGACTTGACAAATGAAGATTTCCGAAAG CATCTACCGAGGTTTCAGGGCGAAAATCTTGAGCATAACAAAAAATTTTACGAGAGGATTTGTCAAATGGCAGCTAAGAAGGGATGCACCCCGTCTCAACTCGCGTTGGCCTGGGTACATCACCAAGGAAACGACGTGTGCCCCATACCGGGCACCACTAAGATTGAAAACTTCAACCAGAACATTGGAGCTCTGTCCATAAAGCTAACATCAGAAGACATGGCAGAGCTTGAATCTATTGCTTCAGCTAATGCAGTCCAGGGTGATAGGTACGGTTCGGTTGCGCCTACCTACAAAGATTCAGAAACTCCACCCCTTTCAGAATGGAAGGCTACATAA
- the LOC125851381 gene encoding uncharacterized protein LOC125851381, with protein sequence MKGKTENEEEGAKGVVSLEELKKKMADFAKEREWDQFHTPRNLLLAMVGEVGELSEIFQWKGEVPRGLPDWEEKEKQHLGEELSDVLLYLVRLSDICGIDLGNAVLRKLELNAIKYPVNLCKGSSKKLTLLSKSTTTTTTSTSENGVINDGE encoded by the exons atgaagggaAAAAcagagaatgaagaagaaggagcAAAAGGGGTTGTGAGTCTTGAAGagctaaagaaaaaaatggctGATTTTGCTAAAGAAAGAGAGTGGGATCAGTTTCATACTCCCAGAAATCTCCTTTTAGCTATG GTGGGTGAAGTGGGAGAATTGTCTGAAATATTTCAGTGGAAAGGTGAGGTCCCAAGAGGTCTACCAGATtgggaagaaaaagagaagcaGCATTTAGGTGAAGAGCTATCAGATGTATTGCTTTATCTTGTCAGGCTTTCAGATATTTGTGGCATTGATCTAGGTAATGCTGTACTCAGAAAACTGGAGCTTAATGCCATTAAATACCCTGTTAACCTTTGCAAAGGTTCATCAAAAAAGCTTACTCTTTTGAGCAAAAGTACAACAACAACCACCACCTCCACCAGTGAAAATGGTGTGATTAATGATGGTGAATGA